DNA sequence from the Penaeus vannamei isolate JL-2024 chromosome 32, ASM4276789v1, whole genome shotgun sequence genome:
cacacacacacacacacacacacacacgcacacacatacacgcacactcacatacatacatatatacatatatatatatatatatatatatatatatatatatatatatatatatatatatatatatatatatatgtatatatatatatatatatatatatatatatatatatatatatatatatatatatatatatatatatataaatatatttgtatatatatgtatgtatatatatctatatatctttatatatctctatatatatatatatatataatatatatatatatatatatatatatatatgtgtgtgtgtgtttgtgtgtgtgtgtgtgtgtgtgtatatatatatatatatatatgcatatatatatatatatatatatatatatatatatatatatatatgtataggcacacacaaacacacacacaaacacacacacatctatctatctatctatctatatatatatatatatatatctatttatctatctatctatatctatatctatctatctatctatctatctatctatctatctatctatctatctatctatctatctatctatctatctatctatatatatatatatatatatatatatatatatatatatatatatatatatatatatatatatatatatatttacacacacacacacacattcaaatacattcacagagagaaagagatggagaaagagggagagagagaaggagggagagagaaagaaacagagagagagagggaggtagagaaacgTCGATACcaagcacgcaaacacactcatgaATCTGTCACGGAAAAATGTTCCAGCCTGAGCGTTTGCTTTGTTTACCATGGAGGGGGatgtgaacgaaaaaaaaagaaaaatgtaagtttttttttttattattgaaaacCCGATGGCTCAAATAATCCACGTGATGGTATTACTAACGCTGGATTCTATGGATTTTTCCTGATAATATTTTTGGTACGCATATATACCTGGTttaataaagacaaacagactcagaaacatgtatttttttttctctctctctctctctgtctctagattTCCTGATtggtttatcttatcttatcttacttATATCAAAATGTGattatttctatttgattttatcctgattattattttatcaatgttgtgattatcactatcaataatatcattatccgtgtattgttatttttattttgtggttattgccatcattataattttcaacaATTTCAGTACTTTTATATCATTGCTACTAAAtctactattattcttactattgttattattactcttattattattatcatcattattgtcattatcattattgttattattatcataactcttGATTTATATTTTCTTAGTTGCTATTATATCATACttatttttgctataattatcattattttttcagtattaacatctttatctttattttattttcataattataataataattattattatcattactattattattattattgttataatgatattcattatcattattgttcttgttattatcattactactattattatcattatcattatcctcattatcatttttatcattatcattattaatactatcattattttcaaaatcatcccctttatcattattgttataatgatagaaataggaataattatcattattattattattgatattattattgctatcattatcattacatatttatatgtttatttatttattattattatcattattattattattatcatcattatcatcattatcatcattgctataatattgattattattatgatatcattatcatcagtgtaatAAAcacccttatcattgttgtttattcATACCTGATAATCATTCCTGAAGCTCCATTGCTGTCATTTTTGTATCAAGACATTCTCATAACTCATGACCTTTTTCGAGCCTGGCGCCTCCTCTCTCCTGCAGCGTTATGCCTTCCGGTGCGACGCCATCTGTTTTGGGCCCCGTCTCTGCAGTAGGTCGCCGCCTCCCATTCCGAAGCCTCCCGCAGCCCCTCCGCCGATACATTACCTCAAGGGACCATTCCTTTTACCTTGAGGCCCCGCCCACGCGACAGATGAGGCATGGAACAATGAGGGTTTTTTCTTTcgtatatctctttttctctcttccccattcttattctctctctctctctctctttatctctctttctgtctctctctctctctatctatctatctatctctctttctctctctctctctctctttctctctctctctctctcactctctctctctctctgtctctctctgtctgtctctctgtctctctctctctctctctctctctctctctctctctctctctctctccctctttctctatcattctatctctccttctctctatctatctatccatctacctatttctttatctcaatctatgtatctatcttctcCATTCACACTAACGTCGAGTTCCAGCAGTTTCACGAGGAGACGAACaaaaggaaaagcgagaggaATAGTGCCACGAGAGCCAGGCCCTCCCGGGAGAGGACCTTCACGAGGAGTAGCGAGGAGGTGCCGAGGGCGACGCTCAACGCACGACGCCTTCGGGATGAGACAAAGGAGAGCGCGGCAAGAGAGACGCGGGAGGCTGGGTCGCGCCGCCGCCTAAGCCTCCTTCGCCGCCTACGCCTCCTTCGCCGCCTACGCCTCCTACGCCGCCTACGCCGCCTACGCCTCCTTCGCCGCctacgcctccttcgcctccttcgcttccttcgaCGCCTACGCCTCCTTCGCCGCCTACGCCTCCTTCGCCGCctacgcctccttcgcctccttcgcttccttcgcCGCCTACGCCTCCTTCGCCGCCTACGCCTCCTTCGCCGACTACGCCTCCTTCGCCGACTACGCCTCCTTCGCCACctacgcctccttcgcctccttcgcttccttcgcCGCCTACGCCTCCTTCGCCGCCTACGCCTCCTTCGCCGCctacgcctccttcgcctccttcgcttccttcgccgcctacgcctccttcgcctccttcgccgcctACGCCTCCTTGGCCTCCCgctccaccgccgccgccgccgatacCGCCTTTGGTGAGGATCAGGAGGGCGGGATTGGGGCGAAGATTAGGactgaaggtggggggtggggggtgtttggggCAAGAGAGGGGTTGGGCTGTGGtaggatgtgtgagtgtgtgtgtgtatatacatgtatatatatatatatatatatatatatatatatatatatatatatatatatatgtatatatgtatatatatgtatatatatatatatatatatatatatatatatatatatatatatatatatatatatatatatatatatatatatatatatgtatgtatatatatatatatatatgtatataaatatatatatatatatatatatatatatatatatatatatatatatatatatatatatatatatatatatacatatacatatacatatatatatatatatatatatatatatatatatatatatatatatatatatatatatatatatatacatgtatatatatatatatatatatatatatatatatatatatatatatatatatatatatatataatcatatatatatatatatatatatatatatatatatttatatatatgtatgtatgtatgtatgtatgtatatttgtatgcatatgtatatatttatgaatatatatgtatatgtgtatatatatatatatatatatatatatatatatatatatatatatatatatagatagatagatagatagatagatagatagatagatagatagatagatagatagatagatagatagatatagatattgatatatagatacatagatatttacacacgcatacacacacacacatatacatatacgtgtatatatatatatatatatatatatatatatatatatatatatatatatatatatatatatatatatatatatatatatgtatatatatatatatatatatatatatatatatatatatatatatatatatatatacatatatgtatgtatgtaaatatgtatatatggtgtaGAATGGGGGTAGGatcatgggtggggggggggggggagggtcatggCTCTCGTACGCCGCTCGTGTCAATAGCCAGCAGCCGTTACTTCGGAGCCGATGCTGAATTATGTCGCTTTGTTCCCTCTTCGGGCGCGGCGGGCGAGTCCGGGCGGGCGGCGCTCGGTCGATGCGCTCATGTAATCGTCTGCgattccttcttctgttttccttccctttctacttcGATTTTCTGTCGTTATTGACAATCGAGCAAAAACATACTCATaaacactgtatgtgtgtgtatatatgtatatatataaatatatatatatatatatatatatatatatatatatatatatatatatatatatatatatatatatatatatatacatatacatacatatatatatatatatatatatatatatatatatatatatatatatatatatatatatatatatatatatatatatgtgtatatgtatatatatatatatatatatatatatatatatatttatatatatatatgtatatgtatatatatttatatatatatatatatatatatgtatatatatagatatgtacatacacacacacacacacacacacacacacacacacacacacacacacacacacacacacacacacatatatatatatatatatatatatatatatatatatatatatatatatatatatatatatatatatatatacatacatatatatatatatatatatatatatatatatatatatatatatatatatatatatatatatatatatatatatatatatatatatatatgtatatatgtgtgtgtgtgtgtgtgagtggttttgtgtgtgtatgtatatgtatatgtatatatatatatatatatatatatatatatatatatatatatacatatatatgtttgtgtgtgtgtgtgtgtgtgtgtgtgtgtgtgtgtgtgtgtgtgtgtgtgtgtgtgtgtgtgtgtgtgtgtgtgtgtgtgtgtgtgtgtgtgtgtgtttgtgtgtgtatgtgtatatatatatatatatatatatatatatatatatatatatatataaatatgtatatatatatatatatgtatatatatatatatataaatatatattatatatatatatatatatatatatattatatatgtatatatatatatatatatatttattacatatatatatatatatatatatatatatatatatatatatatatatatatatatgtatatatatatatatatatatatatatatatatatatatatatatatatatatatatatatatatgtgtgtgtgtgtgtgtgtgtgtgtgtgtgtgtgtggaaaacacacacacacacacacacacacacacacacacacacacacacacacacacacacacacacacacacacacacacacacacacacacacacacatatatatatatatatatatatatatatatatatatatatatatatatatatatatatatatatatatacatatatatccatagatccAAATAAACGCCTATAGATTCTCGTCCAACCCTTCCTTTCgactctctcgtcttcctctcctttcacaaCGGTATTTTTCATCCTCCTGTTTGCCTCTACCTGATCGGTTATCGGCAGTCAgctatttctgtttcctttcatttGTCGATTTCTACCGGCGCCCCTCGCCCGGTCTCGCCGCGGCTCGCTCCCTTTCTCCAAATTgccgtgttttttgtgtgtgagcataaacacgcacacatgcacacgcgcagacagacacatatacacagacacaaactcacacacacacatatctatgtatgtgtgtatgtttgtgtgtacgtatatacaaacacatacacacacacactcacacacacgcatatttatatgtgtgtgggtgtgtttgtatatatgtatatacaaacagacacatacatacataaattgatcaacagatgaaaatatatagatgtcgatatatatatatatatatatatatatatatatatataaatatatgtatttataaatatatatacatatatatatatatatatatatatatatatatatatatatatatatatatatacatatatatatatatatatatatatatatatatatatatatatatatatatatatatatatatatatatatatatatatatatatatatatatacatatatatgcatatatatatacatatatatatatatatatatatatatatatatatatatatatatatatatatatatatatatatatatgtgtgtgtgtgtgtgtgtgtgtgtgtgtgtgtgtgtgtgtgtgtgtgtgtgtgtgtgtgtgtgtgtatgtgtatgtgtgtgtgtgttttcctgtgtgtgtattcatatgtatatagatataaatatatatatatatatatatatatatatatatatatatatatatatatatatatatatatatatatatatatatgtatgtatatatgtatatatatatatatatatatatatatatatatata
Encoded proteins:
- the LOC138867800 gene encoding antifreeze protein Maxi-like: MTFFEPGASSLLQRYAFRCDAICFGPRLCTSFAAYASFAAYASYAAYAAYASFAAYASFASFASFDAYASFAAYASFAAYASFASFASFAAYASFAAYASFADYASFADYASFATYASFASFASFAAYASFAAYASFAAYASFASFASFAAYASFASFAAYASLASRSTAAAADTAFGEDQEGGIGAKIRTEEEYLICNPVMRRNLGKYSRGSFPLK